The Aeromicrobium yanjiei DNA segment CGCCGCTGATGTCCTGGCACACCAGGTGGACGGGGCCGAGGTCGAGCCGCTCGACGAGCAGGTGGAGGTCCTGGACATGGCTGGCCTGGTCGTACGCCGGGGCGTCCGTCCCGGAGTCGCCGAAGCCGCGCAGATCGACCGCGATGACGCGGTGGTGGTCGGCCAGCAGGGGGATCAGGCGGTGGAAGGCGTACCACGTCTCCGGCCACCCGTGGATCAGCAGGACGGGCGTCCCGGCGTCCCCGGCGGTGACGTGGTGCAGCGGGACCCCGTTGATCTCATCGAGGTGGTGCGCGACGCCGGGCACGGTCGCGCCCAGAGGTTCGACGACGGGCATGACGCCCTCCCTTGATGGACAACGTGGTTGTCGATTGACCTTAAGACAACCACGTTGTCCTTCGCAAGGGCGCGACTAGGCTGCACCCGTGTCACGATCAGGGCCTGACCTCGCGCTCCTCCTGCTGGGGGGCTTTCGCGCGCTGGCCGATGCCGCGTCGCGGGAGCTGGCCGAGCGGGGCTACGGGGACGTCCGCGCGGTGGACGACTTCGCGCTGCACGCGATCCTCTCCGGAGCCGACAGCGCCTCGGAGCTCGGCCGCAGGATGGCCGTGACCAAGCAGGCAGCAGCCAAGAGGATCGCCGCCCTCGAGGCGCGCGGGTTCGTGTCCCGTGCGCCGGATCCCGCGGACGGTCGGCGGACGAGGATCCAGGTCACGCCCCTGGGCGCGACGATGCTCGCCGACGGGCAGCAGATCATGGACCGACTCCGTGCCGACTGGGAGGGTCGCGTGGGCGAGGGCACCCTCGCCCAGATGGAGGAGGCCCTCCGCGAGCTGGTCGGCACCCGTCCCGTGCGCCTCGACGCCCCCGGTTGGGGCGCGGACGACCCGACCCTCTGACGTCACGGGATGATGCGGGCCTCCCGGTAGCGACGAACGTGCTCGAAGAAGCTCTCCCGGGAGTCCCGGAAGCCGAGGAAGCCGGCGCGACGGCTCTTGTTCATGTCGGTGAGGCTCTCCACGGTGCGGCCGAGGTCGCTGTCGGTGTGCCACCACGACGCGATGCGATCGAGGTCCGGCTCCGCGAGGTCGTGCTGCTGGGCGATCGATCGCCAGGCGTCGGCCATGCCCTGCATGCTCTGCTCGAGCGGGCGGGGCTCCTTGTCGAAGCCCTCCCACGGGACGCCGAAGTGGTCCGCGATGCGCGGCCACAGCGAGCGCCAGCGGAACACGTCCCCGTTCGCGATGTTGAACGCCTGGTCGGCGCCGGCCTCGTGGGTCCCGGCCCAGATGATCTGCTCGCCGAGCAGATCGGCGTCGGTGACGTCGGTGAGCCCGTTCCACTGCAGCTCGGAGCCGGGGAACACGAAGGTCCGTCCCAGCTGCCGGCACAGGGCGGCGTACGCCGAGATCGTCAGCACCATGTTCATGGCGTTGCCGGTCGCGAACCCGAACACGGTGTGCGAGCGGTGCACGCTCCACGTGAACCCGTTGCGCTCGGCGGCGGCGAAGAGCTCGTCCTCTTGGGCGTAGTAGAAGTTCGGGTAGTCCAGTCGCGGCTCCTCCTCGCGGAACGGGGTGTCCGGCACCGCGCCCGACCCATACGCCTCGAACGGCCCCAGGTAGTGCTTGAGCCCGGTGACGAGGGCGACGTGCTGCACGGACCCCGCGGGCTCGAGCGCCGCCAGCACGTGGCGCACGGCTGCGCCGTTGACCGCGATGTTCTGCTCCTCGGTCTCCTGGCGGGTCCACGCCGTGATGGCGACCAGGTCAGGACGCACGTCGGCGAGGGCGGTGGCGAGCCCCTCCGGGTCGCCGAGGTCCGCCGCGACCGAGGTGATGCCGGCCTGGGCGCGGCCACTGCGCGAGAGGCCGAACGTGTTCCAGCCCTGAGCGACGAGCTGGGTGCTCAGTGCCTGGCCGATGATGCCGGTCGCGCCCACGACCAGGGCGCGTCCGGGAGTGCTGGGGGAGGTCATGAGGAGTCCTTCCGAGGAGGATGCAGTCGGCCGAACCGGCCGACGCTCAGGTGTACCCGCTGAGGCGGATCTGCCCCACTCCTGCAATTCCGGGGAGCCGGTTTCGGGGCCCAAAAAAAGTTCGCAACGACTTTTGCCCGAGATCTCGCGGCGTCCGCGCGAGACAGCCTCTCAAGAGGCACGAAACGGCCAATCTCGATTTGGCGTCTCGGCAGGGGCCCGTGTAATGTTCTTCTTGTTGGACAGCACAGCGAAACGCAGCCGCGAGGCGCGCAACGTAGGGCGTCAGACAAGTTCGAGCAGCGGTCGACGGCACGGTGTACAAGCACCCGGAGACGGACCGCAACAACGCACGAGCGACATGGTGACCGACCCGGGTTTGACCGGTGAAAACGAGCCGTGTAAGTTGGACGAGTTGCCCTGAGATCCAGCCAGTGGCTGGGTCGAGGTGAGCGTCTGATCCTTGAGAACTCAACAGTGTGCCAAAAGTCGACGAGATTAATTAGTAGTACCCCGTCGAGACTTGCCAGATGGACTTTCGGGTTTGTTTGGTTGGCTTGATGGAATCAATTCCGACAATTTATTTGTCAGCAAATAGTTTGTCAGGTTGAACTGAAGTTTGGCAGCGCTTTAGCTGCTTCAACGGAGAGTTTGATCCTGGCTCAGGACGAACGCTGGCGGCGTGCTTAACACATGCAAGTCGAGCGGTAAGGCCCCTTCGGGGGTACACGAGCGGCGAACGGGTGAGTAACACGTGAGCAATCTGCCCTTCTCTTTGGAATAACCATTGGAAACGATGGCTAATGCCGAATATGACCTCCTTTCGCATGTTTGGAGGTGGAAAGCTCCGGCGGAGAAGGATGAGCTCGCGGCCTATCAGCTTGTTGGTGAGGTAATGGCTCACCAAGGCATTGACGGGTAGCCGGCCTGAGAGGGTGACCGGCCACACTGGGACTGAGACACGGCCCAGACTCCTACGGGAGGCAGCAGTGGGGAATATTGGACAATGGGCGAAAGCCTGATCCAGCAACGCCGCGTGAGGGATGACGGCCTTCGGGTTGTAAACCTCTTTCAGCAGGGACGAAGCGAAAGTGACGGTACCTGCAGAAGAAGGACCGGCCAACTACGTGCCAGCAGCCGCGGTAATACGTAGGGTCCGAGCGTTGTCCGGAATTATTGGGCGTAAAGGGCTCGTAGGCGGTTTGTCGCGTCGGGAGTGAAAACTCAGGGCTCAACCCTGAGCGTGCTTCCGATACGGGCAGACTAGAGGTATGCAGGGGAGAACGGAATTCCTGGTGTAGCGGTGGAATGCGCAGATATCAGGAGGAACACCGGTGGCGAAGGCGGTTCTCTGGGCATTACCTGACGCTGAGGAGCGAAAGCATGGGGAGCGAACAGGATTAGATACCCTGGTAGTCCATGCCGTAAACGTTGGGCGCTAGGTGTGGGGACCTTCCACGGTCTCCGTGCCGCAGCTAACGCATTAAGCGCCCCGCCTGGGGAGTACGGCCGCAAGGCTAAAACTCAAAGGAATTGACGGGGGCCCGCACAAGCGGCGGAGCATGCTGATTAATTCGATGCAACGCGAAGAACCTTACCTGGGTTTGACATATGCCGGAAAGCCGTAGAGATACGGCCCCCCTTGTGGTCGGTTTACAGGTGGTGCATGGCTGTCGTCAGCTCGTGTCGTGAGATGTTGGGTTAAGTCCCGCAACGAGCGCAACCCTCGTCCTATGTTGCCAGCACGTAATGGTGGGGACTCATAGGAGACTGCCGGGGTCAACTCGGAGGAAGGTGGGGATGACGTCAAGTCTTCATGCCCCTTATGTCCAGGGCTTCAAGCATGCTACAATGGCCGGTACAATGGGCTGCGAAACCGTAAGGTGGAGCGAATCCCAAAAAGCCGGTCTCAGTTCGGATTGGGGTCTGCAACTCGACCCCATGAAGTCGGAGTCGCTAGTAATCGCAGATCAGCAACGCTGCGGTGAATACGTTCCCGGGCCTTGTACACACCGCCCGTCACGTCATGAAA contains these protein-coding regions:
- a CDS encoding MarR family winged helix-turn-helix transcriptional regulator, yielding MSRSGPDLALLLLGGFRALADAASRELAERGYGDVRAVDDFALHAILSGADSASELGRRMAVTKQAAAKRIAALEARGFVSRAPDPADGRRTRIQVTPLGATMLADGQQIMDRLRADWEGRVGEGTLAQMEEALRELVGTRPVRLDAPGWGADDPTL
- a CDS encoding SDR family oxidoreductase yields the protein MTSPSTPGRALVVGATGIIGQALSTQLVAQGWNTFGLSRSGRAQAGITSVAADLGDPEGLATALADVRPDLVAITAWTRQETEEQNIAVNGAAVRHVLAALEPAGSVQHVALVTGLKHYLGPFEAYGSGAVPDTPFREEEPRLDYPNFYYAQEDELFAAAERNGFTWSVHRSHTVFGFATGNAMNMVLTISAYAALCRQLGRTFVFPGSELQWNGLTDVTDADLLGEQIIWAGTHEAGADQAFNIANGDVFRWRSLWPRIADHFGVPWEGFDKEPRPLEQSMQGMADAWRSIAQQHDLAEPDLDRIASWWHTDSDLGRTVESLTDMNKSRRAGFLGFRDSRESFFEHVRRYREARIIP